The region TCTTCGGCGCGGCGTGGCCGATGGCCGTCGGTTACTTCGCGGCCGCGCTCGTCTTCCTCGCCGCCGCCCGCTTCGGCCGGCCGCTGCCCGACGAGGGGCGCGAGTAGGGAAAAGAAAGAGCCCCCGCCGCGCGCGGCGGCGGGGGCCCGGTGAATCGAAACGCGGCCGGTCTAGTTGGTCGCGCGCGGCAGCTTGCAGCTTCCGACGGTCGCTTCGGGCAGCTCGTACCCGGCCGAGTTGCGGCCGTACGGCCCTTCGTAGGCGCCGTTGTTCCCGACCGCCACGAAGTAGAACACCTGGCCGGCCTGCGGCGTGCCCGGATCGAACGAGGCGGACCCGGTCGCCCCGAGGCCGCAGAACGACTGGGTCCACTGCAGCCCGGAGAGCGGCGCGACCGCCGTGCCCATGTAGACGGTCGTGCCGGTCGTGTTGCTGCCGGCGGCGAAGGCCAGGTTCACCGCGCTTCCCGCGGCCTTGGCGACGGTCATCGTGCCGGCCGCGGAGACCTCGCCCGGCAGGTTCGACGAGCCGGCCGTGCAGGCGCCGCGGACGTCGAGGTCGAGGAACCAGGAGTTGAGCGTGCCGGTGTCGCCGGGCCCGCAGTCCTGGACCAGCAGCTGCCAGACGCCGTTCGGGGCCTCGCTGTAGAGGTCGGCGAGGAAGCCGTCGGCCGGCGTCTGGCTGTCGAAGACGGTGTTGAGGTTCTGCGTCGGGTCGGCGCCGCCGCCCTTGAGCAAGACCTGCTTTCCGGACGGCGCCTGGATCACGATGTCGAGGTCGCCGATGTAGGTGTGCGTGATGTTCACGCCGACCTGCACGTTGGTCAGCGTGCCGCCGTCGGGAACGGTGATCGAACGGGACAGGAGCGTGCCGCAGGCGGTCGAGGTGGCGTCCGTGATCGCCGCGGGGAGCCCGGCCGCGGCGTCGTCGTAGTGCTTGACGCCGCCGGCGCCGGTGACCAGCACGGAGCGCTGGACGCTGTTCGCGTCGGTCGCGCCGGTCGCCGCGTCGGTGGCGCGGACGACGTAGTAGTAGGTCGCCGCGTTGGCCACGCTCAGCGTGTCGGTGAAGCTGGTCTGGCCGATCCCCTTGGCGAGCAGCGTCGACGAGCTCGGGGCGAAGCCCTTCGTCGTCGAGCGGTGGACTTCGTAGAGGACGTTGCCGCCGCAGTTGGCGGTCGCGGCGCTCCAGTGGAGCGTCGTGCCGCAGGTGGCGCCGCCCGCCGCGTCGATCGAGGAGAGGCCGGCGAAGGTCGGCGGAACGAGGCAGACGCCGGAAGGCTGGCGCGCGATCTCGTTGGAGTCGGCCGACTCGCACGAGCCGAAGGCCCGCACGACGTAGTAGTTGAGCCGGTCCGCGGTGGCCGTCGGGTCGTCGTAGCCCGGGCCGGCCGTCGTCGCGATCTGCGTGTAGGGGCCGCCCGCGGTGTAGGCGCGGTAGACGTGGTACTCGCTCGCCCCGGAGACCGCGCCCCAGTAGAGGGCGACGTGATTGCCGGAGAGCGCCGTTCCGGTGAGGCCGGCGGGGGCCGCCGGGCCGGTGCACGCGGCGAGGTTGTAGCCGTAGAGCGCGAAGTCCTGGTCGATCGAGATCCCGTTGCCCGGAACGCCGTCGTCGACGAGGTTCGCGGCGCGGACCGTGATCCTGAGCGTGCGCGCGGCGCCGGCCGGCAGCACGACGACTTCGAGGTTGTTCTTGGCGTCGGCCGTTCCGCCGGCCACGGAGTAGCCGTTCGACGTCGCGCCGAAGTTGTTGCCGACGTAGGTCGAGCCGTTGTCGTCGACCACCAGGTCGAGATCGTTCTTCCACGGGGCCGAGCTGGTGTTGCCGGGGGCGTCGGTCCAGGCGAGGACGATCTTGACCGGCTTGTCGGTCGCGGAGACGGTGGCGTACTTCACGTAGGTCTCGCCGGTGCTCTTCAGCAGGACCGTCTGGTCCACGCGCAGGGCGGGCGTGCCGTCGAACAGCCGACCGACGTTGATCCGGCCCCACCCCTCGTGGACGTTCGGGATCTTCGGCATCGGCACCGAGGGGGCCACGCACTTGGTGTAGTCGCCCGCGGCGCCGGCGGGGGCGCAGCCGCCCTCGTCGCCCATGTCGCTCGCGGTCGCCGCGAAAGCGGCCTTGACCAGCGCCGGGCTCGGGGCGGCGAAGCCGTGGTCGAGCGACCAGCGGTAGAAGAGGGCCGCCGATCCCGCTGCGGCCGGGGTCGCCGCGCTGGTGCCGTTGTGGAGCTGGTAGAGGGTCTTGTCGGCCGTGTCCCACGCCGGGAAGGCGGTCGAGGTCTGGACTTGGCTCTTCGTGGCGACCCAGCCGTGCGCGATCGCCGTGACGTCCGGCTTGATCCGGCCGTCGGCCGTGGGGCCGCGGCTGCTGTAGTAGAGCAGGTCGCGCCCGGCGGTGTTGTTCTGGATCGGCTTGTAGCCGGTGAGGGCGACGCCGGTCCAGAAGTTCTCGGTCGCGCCGAGGGTGAGGACGTTCTTCGCCGTCGCCGGCGGGGTCACGGTGCCGAAGCTCGCGTTGACCCCTTCGTTCCCGGCGGCGAAGACGATGATCATCTGCTGGTTGCCGGCGTCGCTCGTCGCGTCGCGGACGATCCGGTCGTAGTCGCGCGCCGGAATGTTGTAGTAGGAGAAGGCCGAGGTCCCCGACGGCTTGCTCCCCCAGCTGTTGCTGCTGATCCGCGCGCCGGCGTGGTAGGCGTCCTGCTCCATCTGCGTGTACGAGGTGATCGACGTCCACTTGCCGTTGTGGTCGAAGACCTTCGACGCGCCGAGCATCGCCAGCGGGGCGACGCCGACGCCGAAGTGATAACCCTTCGAGCCGACTTGGCCGGTGCCGGTCCCCGCCGAGTTGTTGTAGCCGGCGATCACGCCGGCGCAGGCGGTGCCGTGCCCTTCGCCGTCGGCGCCGGTCCAGGTCGCGTCGGTCTGGTCGATCGTGTAGTCGTGGTCGTAGGCCACGCGCGAGACGCCCGAGGGATCGCGCAGGTCCTGATGGATCGTCTTGCCGGCGACGTTGCCGACGTCGAGGCCGGTGTCGGTCACGTTGACGACGACGTTCGTCCACGGATGGGCGACGTCGAAGCCCTTCGACTGCAGCCACGAGAGATAGCCCTGGCCGGCGGTGCCGAAGCCCGCGGTCATGCCGTCCACCGTGAAGCCGGCGTTGTTGAGGCCGCCCGGCTCGTCCATCGGCGACGGCGCGACGTACGGCTCCATCCAGAACGAGGCGCCGCTCTTGGCGATGTCGGCGATCTGCGAGGCGTCGATCGCGGCGGCGAAGGAGAGGAACTTGCCGTCGGCGGAGACGCCGCGCAGCGTGCGGGCCGCGCCTTCGAGCGTGCGCTTGGCCAGCGCGCGCCCTTCCGGGTTGTCGAGGACCATGAACGCGACTTCGGTCTCGCCGGAGCGGCCGAGCAGTTCCTTGGCCACGCGGTAGGTCGGCTGGTGGACGCCGACGTAGCGCAGCGGCGAGCGGCCGGTCAGGCCGGTCGGCAGCGCGGACGCGAGGCGGGCGCGCTGTTCGGGGGTCATCCGCACGATGTAGCCGTTGGCCGGCACGTACTCGACGATCTCGACGTCGATCGCGCGCAGCGCGTCGAGCCACGCGGCCTTGACCGGCCCGTAGAACTGGATCAGGTGAAGCCCCTTCTCGCCGGCCGCGTAGTCGGAGATGGTCAGCGCGAGCGTCTCGGCCGTCGTCGCGAGCGTCTGCGGCTTCGTTTCGGCTTCGGGGTCGAACGGATAGTCGCGCAGTTCGAGCCGCGCGCCGGCCTCCCGGGCGCCGTCGAGCAGCGCCGGCGAGGCGGCCAGCGCCTTCAGGCCCGCGTCCGAGGTCTCGACGAGGACGAACGAGCCGTAGTCCTCGAGCGGCTGGGCCTTCGTCGCCGCGAGGAACTTCTGGTACGAGCCGTCCTTCGGCACGGTGAGGCGGTTTCCCGCGAGGGCGGAGGCGCCGGCGAGCAACAGCGCCGCGGCCGCCGCCGCAAGGCGGATCCAAGAGGGACCTTTCATCTCGACCCTTTCCCCTTGCCGCGCCGGGGGACGCGGCGGGCGACGCGGACTCCCGCCGCGGTCGGGGGCGTCCGAGCCCCGCCGCGCGAGAATCCGCTCTTCTGCAGAACGACGCATTCTACCCCGGCGGGGCGCGCCGACGGAGGGCGCGGCGAGTCCGCGAGCGTCCGCCCCCTTCCGCGCCGGGCCCGTTCCGGTTTAGGATCGCCCTGAAGGAGAGGGCGAATGGACAAGGCGGTGCGGATCCACGAGGTCGGCGGGCCGTCGGTGATGAAGCTGGAAGAGGTCGTCGTTCCGGCGCCCGAAGCCGGCGAGGCGGTCGTCCGGCAGGCCGCGGTCGGCGTGAACTTCATCGACGTCTACCACCGCACCGGGCTCTATCCGCTGCCGCTTCCGGCGACGATCGGCCTCGAAGGGGCGGGGGTCGTCGAGGCCGTCGGTCCGGACGTCTCCGACGTGCGCCCCGGGGACCGCGTGGCCTACGCCGGCGGCCCGATCGGCGCCTACGCGGAACGGCGGGTCGTGCCGGTCTCGCGGCTTGTGCCGCTGCCGCCG is a window of bacterium DNA encoding:
- a CDS encoding S8 family serine peptidase, whose product is MKGPSWIRLAAAAAALLLAGASALAGNRLTVPKDGSYQKFLAATKAQPLEDYGSFVLVETSDAGLKALAASPALLDGAREAGARLELRDYPFDPEAETKPQTLATTAETLALTISDYAAGEKGLHLIQFYGPVKAAWLDALRAIDVEIVEYVPANGYIVRMTPEQRARLASALPTGLTGRSPLRYVGVHQPTYRVAKELLGRSGETEVAFMVLDNPEGRALAKRTLEGAARTLRGVSADGKFLSFAAAIDASQIADIAKSGASFWMEPYVAPSPMDEPGGLNNAGFTVDGMTAGFGTAGQGYLSWLQSKGFDVAHPWTNVVVNVTDTGLDVGNVAGKTIHQDLRDPSGVSRVAYDHDYTIDQTDATWTGADGEGHGTACAGVIAGYNNSAGTGTGQVGSKGYHFGVGVAPLAMLGASKVFDHNGKWTSITSYTQMEQDAYHAGARISSNSWGSKPSGTSAFSYYNIPARDYDRIVRDATSDAGNQQMIIVFAAGNEGVNASFGTVTPPATAKNVLTLGATENFWTGVALTGYKPIQNNTAGRDLLYYSSRGPTADGRIKPDVTAIAHGWVATKSQVQTSTAFPAWDTADKTLYQLHNGTSAATPAAAGSAALFYRWSLDHGFAAPSPALVKAAFAATASDMGDEGGCAPAGAAGDYTKCVAPSVPMPKIPNVHEGWGRINVGRLFDGTPALRVDQTVLLKSTGETYVKYATVSATDKPVKIVLAWTDAPGNTSSAPWKNDLDLVVDDNGSTYVGNNFGATSNGYSVAGGTADAKNNLEVVVLPAGAARTLRITVRAANLVDDGVPGNGISIDQDFALYGYNLAACTGPAAPAGLTGTALSGNHVALYWGAVSGASEYHVYRAYTAGGPYTQIATTAGPGYDDPTATADRLNYYVVRAFGSCESADSNEIARQPSGVCLVPPTFAGLSSIDAAGGATCGTTLHWSAATANCGGNVLYEVHRSTTKGFAPSSSTLLAKGIGQTSFTDTLSVANAATYYYVVRATDAATGATDANSVQRSVLVTGAGGVKHYDDAAAGLPAAITDATSTACGTLLSRSITVPDGGTLTNVQVGVNITHTYIGDLDIVIQAPSGKQVLLKGGGADPTQNLNTVFDSQTPADGFLADLYSEAPNGVWQLLVQDCGPGDTGTLNSWFLDLDVRGACTAGSSNLPGEVSAAGTMTVAKAAGSAVNLAFAAGSNTTGTTVYMGTAVAPLSGLQWTQSFCGLGATGSASFDPGTPQAGQVFYFVAVGNNGAYEGPYGRNSAGYELPEATVGSCKLPRATN